One part of the Salinivirga cyanobacteriivorans genome encodes these proteins:
- a CDS encoding SDR family oxidoreductase, translated as MAEEKKHTIVVTGATGYVASWVVKNLLDSGHNVRATVRDKSNKSKYDHLTNIAENNKGQLEIFEADLLKPGSFDEVVHDADMVIHMASPFKISGIKNAQRDLIEPAVVGTRNVLESVNKAKSVKRVVLTSSVVAIYGDAIDIEQTPEQVFNETIWNETSTENHQPYALSKTLAEKAAWGIYDAQKNWSLVVINPGFVLGPSLSKRKDSTSIDFMRSLLNGKYKSGVPDLYFGIVDVRNVAQAHVNGALKSEASGRHILVSDTLRALQIAKKLKQAFPDNQKIPKKVLPNFLLYLLGPLQGFTWKFLRRNLGIKLRFDNNYSIKDLDIDYIKPDDTLREHGKQLYDDGLL; from the coding sequence ATGGCAGAAGAAAAGAAACATACAATAGTAGTAACCGGAGCTACCGGTTACGTAGCCTCATGGGTAGTAAAGAATTTATTAGACTCAGGACATAACGTGCGTGCTACAGTCAGGGATAAATCAAATAAAAGTAAGTATGACCATTTAACAAATATTGCCGAAAATAATAAAGGACAATTAGAAATTTTTGAAGCCGATCTTCTAAAGCCCGGCAGTTTCGATGAAGTTGTTCATGATGCAGATATGGTAATACATATGGCATCGCCATTTAAAATTTCTGGCATTAAAAATGCCCAAAGAGATTTAATTGAACCGGCTGTAGTAGGAACGCGAAATGTATTGGAATCAGTCAATAAGGCCAAATCAGTTAAGCGCGTTGTACTTACATCCAGTGTGGTGGCCATATACGGCGATGCTATTGATATTGAGCAAACACCCGAACAGGTTTTCAATGAAACCATTTGGAATGAAACCAGTACAGAAAATCACCAGCCTTATGCCTTGTCGAAAACGCTTGCTGAAAAAGCTGCCTGGGGCATATATGATGCTCAAAAAAATTGGTCGCTGGTGGTTATTAACCCGGGATTTGTACTGGGCCCCTCGTTAAGCAAGCGTAAAGACTCCACCAGTATTGATTTTATGCGAAGCCTGTTAAACGGTAAATATAAATCAGGCGTACCCGATTTGTATTTCGGTATCGTGGATGTTCGAAATGTAGCACAGGCTCACGTTAACGGCGCTTTAAAGAGCGAAGCGAGTGGTCGCCATATCCTGGTTTCTGATACTTTAAGAGCACTTCAGATTGCCAAAAAACTAAAACAAGCTTTCCCCGATAATCAGAAAATCCCGAAAAAGGTGCTTCCCAATTTTTTACTATATCTGCTGGGGCCATTGCAGGGTTTTACATGGAAGTTTTTAAGGCGCAACCTTGGCATTAAACTGCGGTTTGATAACAACTACAGTATCAAAGATCTTGATATTGATTACATTAAACCGGATGATACACTTCGCGAACATGGGAAGCAGTTATATGATGATGGACTGCTTTAA
- the hemH gene encoding ferrochelatase codes for MSQKSKALILVNTGTPDKPTVPAVRRYLFQFLNDKRIIDIPWLLRKLLVNLIIVPFRAPKSTKLYQRLWTKHGSPLLIHLEALTKKVEQIIGDEFDVYGAMRYGNPSFRKLFRELEYEGYNEIVIMPLYPQYATSTTESVADIINEILPKWKNKPVIHFVRQFYNHAAFIQAFKKRIAAYEPENYDHVIFSYHGLPLRQIDKMHPGIKSETCPCTEDLPVHGQYCYKATTYHTTRLLARELNLAEEHYTTSYQSRLSKNWLRPFTDETLISLAKAGKKRILIAAPAFVADCLETTIELGHEYKLLFEQHGGEKLEMVESLNDSDDWAKAISMIIKK; via the coding sequence ATGAGTCAAAAAAGCAAAGCGTTGATTTTGGTCAACACCGGCACTCCAGACAAACCAACAGTACCTGCAGTGCGCAGGTATTTGTTCCAGTTCCTGAATGACAAAAGAATCATCGATATACCATGGTTGTTGCGCAAACTACTTGTAAATCTTATCATAGTGCCATTCAGAGCACCCAAATCAACCAAACTCTATCAGCGTTTATGGACAAAACACGGCTCACCACTACTAATTCATCTGGAGGCATTGACAAAAAAAGTTGAGCAAATCATTGGAGACGAATTTGATGTATATGGAGCTATGCGGTATGGTAATCCATCTTTCAGGAAACTTTTCAGGGAACTGGAGTATGAAGGTTACAATGAGATAGTAATTATGCCGCTCTATCCTCAATATGCCACATCAACTACCGAATCGGTGGCAGACATAATAAATGAAATACTACCAAAGTGGAAAAACAAACCCGTAATTCATTTTGTGAGGCAGTTTTACAATCATGCAGCCTTTATTCAGGCATTTAAAAAGCGTATTGCTGCATATGAACCAGAAAATTATGACCATGTGATATTTTCATATCACGGTTTACCTCTGCGACAGATAGATAAAATGCATCCGGGCATAAAGAGTGAAACCTGCCCGTGCACCGAGGATCTGCCCGTGCATGGCCAATACTGCTATAAGGCCACAACCTACCATACCACACGATTGCTTGCAAGGGAACTTAATCTGGCCGAAGAGCACTATACTACATCCTACCAGTCAAGACTATCGAAAAATTGGTTGCGCCCATTTACAGACGAAACATTAATAAGCCTGGCCAAAGCGGGCAAAAAACGTATTTTAATTGCAGCCCCGGCTTTTGTTGCCGATTGCCTTGAAACAACTATTGAGCTCGGACATGAATACAAACTACTTTTCGAACAACATGGTGGCGAAAAACTCGAAATGGTGGAGAGTTTAAACGATTCCGATGACTGGGCCAAAGCAATCAGCATGATCATTAAAAAATAA
- the hemG gene encoding protoporphyrinogen oxidase, producing MKENETKDVVIIGAGITGLTLAFYLQKAGKKVTIIDQSDHVGGVIQTKQENGFIYETGPNTGVLSNPELVELFEDNSEAELETANSDSKNRWILKNNHFHAIPSGLIGGITTPLFSLKDKFRILGEPWRKPGTNPHETLAQLVKRRMGKSFLDYAVDPFISGIYAGDPNKLIPKYALPKLYNLEQTYGSFIRGAIQKKKEPKTDRDRKATKEVFSAFNGLQHLTDTVAKNIGSENIQLGAHNTTIEPHESGFKTSWSTETETFVVTSKKVVTTVPAPSIEKLLPFIDKNITQPITDLTYAKVVQVVLGFKNWDGRELNAFGGLIPKLEQRKVLGILFPSSIFKNRAPESGALLSVFMGGMRHPDIIEQSDEQLLTLAKNTVTETLKARNEPELAHVFRYKHAIPQYTETTPERINAIESIEQQYPGLILAGNIRDGIGMADRVKQAVDLSKKLTS from the coding sequence ATGAAAGAAAATGAAACTAAAGACGTTGTAATAATAGGTGCAGGAATCACAGGACTAACTCTGGCCTTTTATCTTCAGAAAGCCGGTAAAAAAGTAACCATTATAGATCAGTCAGACCATGTTGGAGGTGTAATACAAACCAAACAAGAAAATGGGTTTATATATGAAACCGGACCCAATACAGGGGTCTTGTCAAACCCTGAGCTGGTTGAGCTTTTTGAAGACAATAGCGAAGCCGAACTTGAAACAGCCAATTCAGATTCTAAAAACAGGTGGATTTTAAAAAACAATCACTTCCACGCCATCCCTTCAGGGCTGATTGGAGGAATCACTACACCACTTTTTTCATTAAAAGATAAATTCAGGATACTGGGAGAACCCTGGCGCAAACCAGGTACTAATCCGCACGAAACATTGGCTCAACTTGTGAAGCGTCGTATGGGAAAATCATTTCTGGACTATGCTGTAGATCCATTTATTTCGGGAATCTATGCAGGAGACCCGAATAAACTGATTCCCAAATATGCACTTCCAAAGCTTTACAACCTGGAGCAAACTTATGGTAGCTTTATTCGTGGAGCCATACAAAAAAAGAAAGAACCGAAAACCGACCGGGATCGCAAGGCAACAAAAGAGGTATTTTCTGCCTTTAATGGCCTTCAGCATTTAACCGATACCGTGGCAAAAAATATTGGTTCCGAAAATATTCAATTAGGCGCACACAACACTACTATTGAGCCACATGAGAGCGGATTTAAAACATCCTGGAGTACAGAAACAGAAACATTTGTTGTTACCTCTAAAAAAGTAGTTACAACAGTTCCCGCGCCTTCCATTGAGAAATTACTACCCTTTATTGATAAAAATATTACCCAACCAATTACAGATCTTACTTATGCCAAAGTAGTGCAGGTGGTATTGGGGTTCAAAAATTGGGATGGTCGCGAGCTTAATGCTTTTGGTGGACTGATTCCAAAACTCGAACAACGCAAAGTACTTGGAATACTTTTTCCTTCATCCATATTTAAAAATCGCGCACCTGAATCAGGCGCCCTGTTATCTGTTTTTATGGGTGGAATGCGGCATCCGGATATCATTGAACAATCAGACGAACAACTGTTGACACTGGCCAAAAATACAGTAACCGAAACATTAAAAGCCAGAAATGAGCCTGAACTGGCACATGTTTTCAGGTATAAACACGCCATTCCACAATATACAGAAACCACACCTGAACGGATAAACGCTATTGAAAGTATTGAACAGCAATACCCGGGTTTGATCCTGGCAGGTAATATTCGAGATGGCATTGGAATGGCAGATCGTGTAAAACAAGCCGTGGATTTAAGTAAAAAGCTAACCTCATGA
- the hemN gene encoding oxygen-independent coproporphyrinogen III oxidase, whose translation MQVPDSLLKKYNVPVPRYTSYPPANHFSDNFNGSNYKDLLVESNMLQPELISIYIHIPFCNKMCFYCGCNMCLTGDKKLIKPYIQALKKEIAMVAAHLDKNREVAQIHYGGGTPNSIASEFIKEINEYLFNTFEFIDKPEIAIEAHPAHLNKKYLSELKDAGFNRFSMGIQDFNEEVLKAVNRDPAQMPVQELMQLMRSDNPEVAVNLDFIYGLPLQTPASFVETMEKAVQLQPDRLVTFSYAHVPWIKKQQKILEKRGLPSTETKMEMFLAAYHFLIHAGYHAIGLDHYVRENDELFIALKNKQLHRNFQGYATRRTTGQVYAFGMSAISQTESGYAQNEKDTQAYIDKIESGQYATVKGMHVSQEQILVREIITHLMCNKEIDWQEMSEKLNISEENLNKIAQPDKAAFEMFKKDKLINPKANGFEVTELGSLFIRNIAAALDPAYKEQQQKYSKSV comes from the coding sequence ATGCAAGTACCTGATAGTTTACTCAAAAAATATAATGTACCTGTTCCAAGGTACACGAGTTATCCGCCCGCCAACCATTTCAGCGATAATTTTAATGGCAGTAATTATAAAGATCTGCTCGTAGAATCGAATATGTTACAACCAGAACTTATTTCGATATACATACACATTCCATTTTGTAATAAAATGTGCTTCTATTGTGGGTGTAACATGTGCTTAACTGGCGATAAAAAGCTAATAAAACCTTACATACAGGCACTAAAGAAAGAAATTGCAATGGTTGCCGCCCATTTGGATAAAAATCGGGAAGTGGCCCAAATACATTACGGCGGAGGAACCCCCAACTCCATTGCATCTGAATTTATCAAGGAAATTAACGAATACCTGTTCAATACATTTGAATTTATAGATAAGCCCGAAATAGCCATTGAAGCTCATCCGGCACATCTGAACAAAAAATACCTTAGCGAACTAAAAGATGCTGGTTTTAACCGTTTCAGCATGGGGATACAGGACTTTAATGAAGAAGTACTAAAAGCGGTGAATCGTGATCCGGCCCAAATGCCGGTACAGGAGCTCATGCAATTGATGCGCTCAGATAACCCGGAAGTGGCCGTTAACCTCGACTTTATTTACGGGTTGCCATTGCAAACACCGGCGAGCTTTGTTGAAACTATGGAAAAGGCCGTGCAGCTTCAACCCGACCGTTTGGTTACCTTCTCTTATGCTCATGTGCCCTGGATTAAAAAGCAACAAAAAATACTTGAAAAGAGAGGGCTCCCATCAACAGAAACTAAAATGGAAATGTTTCTCGCCGCATACCATTTCCTCATTCATGCGGGATATCACGCCATAGGGCTTGACCATTACGTACGTGAAAACGATGAACTTTTCATTGCCCTCAAGAACAAACAACTGCACAGGAATTTTCAGGGGTATGCCACACGCCGCACAACAGGGCAGGTATACGCTTTTGGGATGTCGGCCATCAGCCAGACAGAAAGCGGTTACGCGCAAAATGAGAAAGATACACAAGCGTACATCGATAAAATTGAAAGTGGGCAATATGCCACAGTCAAAGGAATGCACGTAAGCCAAGAACAAATCTTAGTGCGTGAAATAATTACGCATTTAATGTGCAATAAAGAAATTGACTGGCAAGAAATGTCAGAAAAGCTCAATATTTCAGAAGAAAACCTTAATAAAATTGCACAGCCAGATAAAGCTGCTTTCGAAATGTTTAAAAAAGACAAACTAATAAACCCTAAAGCCAATGGTTTTGAGGTTACTGAGTTAGGTTCGTTATTTATACGCAATATTGCAGCAGCTTTGGATCCTGCATATAAAGAGCAGCAACAAAAATACTCCAAATCGGTTTAG
- a CDS encoding MFS transporter, producing the protein MKGQNWHKFPLLFSLYIAQSIPMSFFSTVVPVIMRQENYSLESIGLLQLVKLPWILKFLWAPVIDSKTHNSRQLRRWIIVSEIFYAIVIFGIGWLDLGTSFQLIVILMVIAFTASATQDIATDAFAILILKKNERSLGNSMQSGGSFVGSLMGTGVLLIAYYYFGWQVLLWLLASFVLFALIPLPFYHRKNPVEKPEVKTITPAAIKGFFARKGMHKRVLLLVFYYSGIIGTLAMLKPYMVDLGYTVKEIGFMSGIFGTSIAAAMAFVGGFIQKKIGRRKALYLFASINLITALWFVAISHGTPALAALYLGIGLLWGGYGLSTVVIYTTSMDMVRPGHEGTDFTVQIVITHLSGLIFAVVSGKIGDLLGYTGLFTIEAAFCAIALLTVFYVLNKNQHYAST; encoded by the coding sequence ATGAAAGGACAAAACTGGCATAAATTTCCGCTTCTATTTAGTTTGTATATAGCTCAATCGATACCGATGAGCTTTTTTTCTACGGTTGTTCCGGTAATAATGCGCCAGGAAAACTATTCATTGGAATCAATTGGGTTGCTTCAACTGGTAAAGCTACCATGGATTCTTAAATTTTTGTGGGCACCTGTAATCGACAGCAAAACACATAACAGCAGGCAATTAAGGCGTTGGATCATTGTTTCTGAAATTTTTTATGCCATTGTAATATTTGGTATTGGCTGGCTTGACCTGGGCACCAGCTTTCAGCTCATTGTGATATTAATGGTGATTGCATTTACAGCCTCTGCCACGCAAGATATTGCCACCGATGCTTTTGCCATACTCATACTCAAGAAAAATGAACGCAGTTTGGGCAACAGCATGCAGTCGGGCGGAAGTTTTGTGGGCAGCCTTATGGGCACCGGGGTACTATTAATCGCTTATTACTATTTCGGATGGCAGGTATTACTCTGGCTACTGGCTTCATTCGTTCTATTTGCGCTTATTCCCCTCCCCTTTTATCACCGTAAAAATCCGGTGGAAAAACCCGAAGTTAAAACAATAACGCCAGCTGCAATAAAAGGTTTTTTTGCGCGGAAAGGCATGCATAAACGTGTATTGCTATTGGTTTTCTACTATTCAGGAATTATTGGTACACTGGCCATGCTCAAACCTTACATGGTCGATTTAGGCTACACAGTTAAAGAAATTGGTTTCATGTCCGGTATATTCGGTACATCAATAGCGGCAGCTATGGCATTCGTTGGCGGGTTTATTCAAAAGAAAATAGGCCGGCGAAAAGCTTTATACTTATTTGCCTCAATTAATTTGATAACAGCCTTATGGTTTGTTGCAATTTCGCATGGTACACCGGCTCTGGCTGCGCTTTATCTGGGTATTGGTCTGCTTTGGGGTGGATATGGCCTCTCCACAGTAGTAATTTATACTACATCTATGGATATGGTCAGGCCGGGTCATGAAGGGACTGATTTTACTGTACAAATTGTAATTACGCACCTTAGTGGCCTCATTTTTGCCGTAGTTAGTGGTAAAATAGGTGATTTATTAGGCTATACCGGCCTGTTCACAATTGAAGCAGCATTTTGTGCTATAGCGCTTCTTACAGTATTTTACGTTCTCAATAAAAATCAGCATTATGCAAGTACCTGA
- a CDS encoding IS1634 family transposase, whose translation MFVRKKKNKSGSVSIQIIKKIDRSNKVIKTIGSSSEPDEIERLYYKALYELPRLYGPTLFDPLKESRICDLTNDDIHVVGPELIFSKIFNYIGFNQIKDELFKALCISRITHPGSKLNLSLYLQENHKSDISVDRIYYFMDRLNSRYKKQVEEISFQYTKKVLGGKIGIVFYDMTTIYFESSQPDELKQTGFSKDGKHQHPQIFLGLLVGKEGYPIGYDIFEGSIYEGHTLIPILEKFERRFSLNKPIVVADAGLLSAKNIESLKINRYTFILGARIKNENNIIKKQIRELNLQDGQIAKIEKPDNTVLFISFSDKRAKKDLSNRERGLKRLEKSLNAGRLTKSNINNRGYNKYLKMQGELKINIDYEKFRNDSTWDGLKGYLTNTKLSGKEVIENYNNLWKIEKAFRISKTDLKIRPIYHRLKERIEAHICISFVSYLLYKDLEKTLKENDTGISINKAIKAINKMYEIQVGNKRILLRNNETQQNIIDLINSKF comes from the coding sequence ATGTTTGTTCGGAAGAAGAAAAATAAAAGTGGTAGTGTAAGCATTCAAATCATTAAGAAAATTGATAGGAGTAATAAAGTTATCAAGACTATAGGCTCCTCATCAGAACCAGATGAAATTGAACGACTTTATTACAAAGCCTTATATGAACTGCCTCGTTTATATGGCCCTACGTTATTTGATCCACTAAAAGAATCCAGAATATGCGATCTAACAAATGATGATATTCATGTAGTTGGACCTGAGCTTATTTTCAGCAAAATTTTCAATTATATAGGATTTAATCAAATAAAGGATGAGTTGTTTAAAGCCTTGTGTATTTCCAGGATAACACACCCAGGCAGTAAACTTAATTTATCTCTATATCTACAGGAAAACCATAAATCAGATATTTCTGTAGATAGGATTTATTATTTCATGGATCGTTTAAACTCGAGGTATAAAAAGCAAGTTGAAGAGATCAGTTTTCAATACACAAAAAAAGTATTGGGGGGCAAAATAGGAATTGTCTTTTATGATATGACTACGATTTATTTTGAAAGTAGTCAACCAGACGAACTAAAACAAACAGGATTCTCAAAGGATGGGAAACACCAGCACCCACAAATATTTTTAGGGCTGCTAGTCGGCAAGGAAGGGTATCCAATTGGATACGATATTTTTGAAGGTAGTATCTATGAAGGCCATACTTTGATCCCTATATTAGAAAAATTTGAGCGGCGGTTTAGTTTAAATAAACCCATTGTAGTAGCTGATGCCGGGTTATTATCAGCAAAAAATATTGAGTCACTGAAAATCAATCGATATACATTCATTTTAGGAGCAAGAATCAAAAATGAAAATAATATCATAAAAAAACAGATCAGGGAACTGAACCTGCAAGATGGACAAATTGCAAAAATAGAAAAGCCAGATAACACTGTCTTATTTATAAGTTTTTCTGATAAAAGGGCAAAGAAAGACCTTTCAAATAGAGAACGTGGATTAAAAAGATTAGAGAAAAGCCTAAATGCAGGTCGATTGACAAAAAGCAATATTAACAACCGTGGTTACAACAAGTATCTAAAAATGCAAGGAGAACTCAAGATAAATATTGATTATGAAAAGTTTAGAAATGATTCTACATGGGATGGTTTAAAGGGATATCTCACAAACACAAAACTATCAGGGAAAGAAGTAATTGAAAACTATAATAACCTATGGAAAATTGAAAAAGCATTTAGGATATCTAAGACTGACCTTAAAATCAGACCAATTTATCATCGATTAAAAGAAAGAATTGAAGCTCATATTTGTATTTCATTTGTTTCATACTTACTGTACAAAGACTTAGAAAAAACACTTAAAGAGAATGACACTGGCATATCTATAAATAAAGCAATTAAAGCTATAAATAAGATGTATGAAATTCAAGTCGGTAATAAAAGAATTCTACTTAGGAACAATGAAACTCAACAAAACATTATTGACCTAATAAACTCGAAATTTTAA